The following coding sequences are from one Roseburia hominis A2-183 window:
- a CDS encoding DUF6061 family protein yields MRTIFAEYNPQRNSIDVYTSAGYMLRIDCWEAEKNLTTTPGSDCALNALAIDEPLEYARLYLDGTMQMWIDAEDSF; encoded by the coding sequence ATGAGAACGATATTTGCAGAATACAATCCACAACGCAACAGCATTGATGTTTATACTTCTGCTGGCTATATGCTCCGCATTGACTGCTGGGAAGCGGAGAAGAATTTAACAACTACTCCCGGATCTGACTGTGCATTAAACGCACTTGCCATTGATGAACCACTTGAGTATGCAAGATTGTATCTTGATGGAACGATGCAAATGTGGATAGATGCGGAAGATTCCTTTTAG
- a CDS encoding AraC family transcriptional regulator, which translates to MSEIIDQFYTPLLIEHGFIRDPDNQQYGALGDCWKLSPEVGEGTYWTYGQKDLYDIKIHNFSFHEDFMLECSMPECLSITRYDSISGEELSPYRRLSAGCIKTFIGGYTPYKALIHKNIPIRSVGIEIAPAYYEDYLKKLYPEAQINPVDAFRKIDQTSDFPEMSRLLTEIKDYRGEGIAAKLFYEGKVAEAVSMVVEYQKKHPNKPAHKLSQQDIENLQIVAAYLSDHYAFDIPLERLTQIACMGTTKLKSCFKKYYDCTITEYVQQRRMSQAEYLLAYTELTVGQVAQTVGYSTSSRFAELFRKSTGLLPLEYRKNAQRK; encoded by the coding sequence ATGTCTGAAATTATTGACCAGTTTTATACACCGCTACTAATTGAACACGGTTTTATCCGTGACCCAGACAACCAGCAATATGGGGCATTAGGTGACTGCTGGAAACTTTCTCCCGAAGTTGGAGAAGGCACCTACTGGACTTATGGACAGAAAGACTTATATGATATTAAAATCCATAACTTTTCCTTCCACGAAGATTTCATGTTGGAATGCTCTATGCCGGAATGTCTGAGTATCACTCGGTATGACTCTATTTCCGGGGAGGAATTATCTCCATACCGTAGACTGTCTGCCGGTTGTATCAAAACATTTATTGGAGGCTACACTCCATACAAGGCTTTGATACATAAAAATATTCCAATCCGTTCGGTTGGGATTGAGATTGCACCGGCATATTATGAGGACTACCTGAAAAAACTGTACCCGGAGGCACAGATCAATCCTGTGGATGCATTTCGGAAGATCGACCAAACATCCGACTTTCCAGAAATGTCACGGTTACTCACTGAAATCAAAGACTATCGCGGGGAAGGGATTGCAGCAAAACTTTTTTATGAGGGTAAAGTCGCAGAAGCTGTTTCAATGGTGGTGGAATATCAGAAGAAACATCCTAATAAACCAGCCCATAAGCTCTCTCAACAGGATATTGAAAATCTCCAAATAGTTGCCGCTTATCTTAGCGATCACTATGCTTTTGATATTCCTCTGGAACGGCTAACACAGATTGCCTGCATGGGAACAACAAAGCTCAAAAGCTGTTTTAAGAAATACTACGACTGCACCATCACGGAATATGTTCAACAGCGGCGCATGAGTCAAGCAGAATATCTGCTGGCATATACAGAACTGACAGTCGGGCAAGTTGCCCAAACAGTAGGCTATTCCACTTCAAGCCGATTTGCAGAATTATTCCGTAAAAGCACTGGATTGTTGCCACTGGAGTACAGAAAAAACGCACAGCGAAAATAA
- a CDS encoding ABC transporter ATP-binding protein, with protein MIEFENVSFSYTGQEHGGLRDINLKISDGEFVLFCGRSGCGKTTITRLVNGLIPQFYQGELHGRVLVDGQEISNIPMYQIAAKVGSVFQNPRTQFFNVDTDSEIAFGIENEARPPEKLAERVEQTTEDLHIQKLRNRNIFELSGGEKQKIAFASVYAMNPQIYLLDEPSSNLDMTSIQELKEHLRLIKKQGKTVLIAEHRLYYLMELADRIVYLEKGEIKGIYTPEEFWQLSEPDREHMGLRAVDLQAVFPQKAHLPAPTPVLELRNVTLRYKKQTILHDIELSAGKGEVIGVVGHNGAGKTTFSRALCGLHKDCDGQFLWESEPIERKERLKRSYMVMQDVNYELFADSVEAECSFGIRNPDQTLVNATLEELGLTQYRERHPNTLSGGQKQRVAVAVSMICGKDLLVFDEPTSGLDFDSMTQVAGLIRRLSNMGKVIFIVTHDFEFVCRTCSRVLHFDEGEMPDDVPVTMDALPKLRELFSVSDGKER; from the coding sequence TTGATTGAGTTTGAAAATGTATCGTTTTCCTATACGGGGCAGGAACATGGTGGGCTGCGCGACATCAATTTGAAAATTTCGGACGGAGAATTCGTCCTGTTCTGTGGCCGCAGCGGGTGCGGAAAAACAACGATTACAAGGCTGGTGAATGGACTGATCCCTCAGTTTTATCAGGGGGAGCTTCATGGCCGTGTGCTGGTAGATGGTCAGGAAATCAGCAATATCCCCATGTATCAGATTGCCGCTAAGGTTGGCTCCGTTTTCCAAAATCCACGGACGCAGTTTTTCAATGTTGATACAGACAGTGAGATTGCCTTTGGAATTGAAAATGAAGCTCGCCCTCCTGAGAAATTGGCTGAGCGAGTAGAGCAGACAACTGAAGATTTGCATATTCAAAAGCTGCGAAACAGAAATATTTTTGAGTTGTCCGGCGGAGAAAAGCAGAAAATCGCCTTTGCTTCTGTTTATGCCATGAACCCACAGATTTATCTATTGGATGAACCATCCTCTAATCTGGATATGACTTCGATCCAGGAACTAAAGGAACATTTGCGGCTGATAAAAAAACAGGGCAAAACAGTTTTGATAGCGGAACATCGTCTGTACTACCTGATGGAGTTGGCTGACCGAATTGTTTATCTGGAAAAAGGAGAAATCAAAGGAATATACACCCCGGAAGAATTTTGGCAGCTATCTGAACCTGATCGTGAACACATGGGGCTGCGAGCTGTTGATCTACAGGCGGTATTCCCGCAAAAAGCCCACTTGCCTGCGCCTACCCCTGTATTGGAGCTGCGGAATGTGACGCTCCGTTACAAGAAGCAAACAATTTTGCATGACATTGAGCTATCCGCCGGAAAGGGCGAAGTGATTGGTGTTGTCGGCCACAACGGAGCTGGAAAGACTACATTTTCCCGCGCTCTCTGTGGGCTTCACAAAGACTGCGATGGACAATTTTTGTGGGAAAGCGAGCCGATTGAGCGTAAGGAAAGGCTGAAACGCTCTTACATGGTTATGCAGGATGTGAATTATGAACTTTTCGCTGACAGCGTGGAGGCAGAGTGCTCCTTTGGTATACGCAATCCAGATCAAACACTGGTAAATGCAACTTTGGAGGAATTAGGCCTTACCCAATATCGGGAGCGCCATCCAAACACGCTTTCTGGCGGTCAAAAGCAACGAGTAGCTGTAGCTGTTAGCATGATTTGTGGGAAAGATCTGCTGGTATTCGATGAACCGACCAGCGGCCTTGATTTTGACAGTATGACGCAGGTGGCGGGACTGATCCGCCGGTTGTCCAATATGGGAAAGGTTATTTTCATTGTCACCCACGATTTTGAATTTGTCTGCCGTACCTGCTCCCGTGTCCTGCATTTTGACGAGGGCGAAATGCCCGATGATGTACCAGTTACAATGGATGCCCTCCCGAAATTGAGAGAGCTGTTCTCTGTTTCAGATGGAAAGGAGAGGTGA
- a CDS encoding AAA family ATPase, with protein MNQGRIIVITGAPGTGKTTTASAVAKESDLEKSVHMHTDDFYHYLSKGAIPPHLPESNEQNLIVIEAFLEAAKRYARGGYDVIVDGIIGPWFLKPWQSLVREHYEVHYIILRASKEETLKRAVERSKLDRKTNIELVETMWEQFCNLGIYESNVIDTTTYSIQETVSAVQEKIASRAALLS; from the coding sequence ATGAATCAAGGTAGAATTATTGTAATCACAGGTGCGCCGGGGACAGGAAAAACTACAACGGCATCTGCTGTTGCAAAAGAATCAGATTTGGAAAAGTCTGTGCATATGCACACAGATGACTTTTATCATTATTTGAGTAAAGGGGCAATACCACCGCATTTGCCAGAATCAAATGAGCAAAATTTGATTGTCATTGAAGCGTTTTTAGAAGCTGCGAAGCGATATGCTCGTGGTGGATATGATGTAATTGTTGACGGTATTATCGGACCGTGGTTTTTAAAGCCGTGGCAAAGTCTTGTTCGGGAACATTATGAGGTGCATTATATTATTTTAAGGGCAAGTAAGGAAGAAACCTTGAAGCGAGCTGTTGAACGCTCAAAGTTAGACCGAAAGACAAATATCGAATTGGTAGAAACCATGTGGGAGCAATTTTGCAATCTGGGAATATATGAATCGAATGTTATAGATACGACCACTTATTCCATTCAAGAAACTGTTTCCGCAGTACAAGAAAAAATCGCAAGTAGGGCAGCGTTGTTGTCTTAG
- a CDS encoding ABC transporter ATP-binding protein translates to MKQKKENRVALLLHWAGEQKIWLFLAIFLSAVSGLCIIVPYIGIYRLMDATFNHTCTQELVVHTVVMIAVAVTLRFALFGCSGVAAHKGAYGALFKVRCMVAEHMARAPLGALNERRTGDIKTVLNEDIEKLELFLAHNLPDLVCYLVGPVVIFIYLMTVNIPLALISLVPLILAVVVMGMMFRNTDDLMERANHSITTLNSVMIEYISGMKLIKAYNMGSKSFQKFSDAIQEENAMWNETSRRMGPPYAAFVVIIECGMLMMVPIGGMFFLKGSLAASAFLLFVYVGSMYLTEIRPLQELGTNFANVLNAVTKTKEILDIPIYEGGADFPQNHDIELRNVRFSYDGKTDVLQGVNLKIKDGERMALVGQSGAGKSTVIELISRFYDVQEGEVLIGGKNVKELNYDTILKNVAIVFQKTFLTRDSVLENIRMGSNATLEKVRTAAKEAQIDDFIMSLPDGYDTKVGSFGSRFSGGEKQRIAIARAILKNAPILILDEATSASDPENQMEIDKAIQNLCKGKTVIVVAHRLSALKMCERVAVVENHTITCVGTHEEVRKNNAYYRKAWEDYETARNITYQLEGGEQHE, encoded by the coding sequence ATGAAACAGAAAAAAGAAAACAGAGTAGCTTTGCTGCTCCACTGGGCCGGTGAGCAAAAAATCTGGCTGTTCCTGGCAATTTTTCTATCGGCGGTCAGCGGTCTTTGCATTATCGTCCCTTACATTGGAATTTACCGGCTGATGGACGCCACCTTCAATCATACCTGCACGCAGGAACTTGTTGTACATACCGTGGTAATGATTGCAGTGGCGGTAACTTTGCGGTTTGCCCTGTTTGGCTGTTCCGGCGTAGCAGCCCACAAAGGGGCCTATGGCGCTCTTTTCAAAGTGCGCTGCATGGTTGCAGAACACATGGCCAGAGCGCCTTTAGGGGCCTTGAATGAACGGCGCACCGGGGACATAAAAACGGTTCTGAATGAAGATATTGAAAAGTTGGAGCTGTTTCTGGCCCATAACCTTCCTGACCTTGTGTGCTATCTGGTGGGGCCGGTAGTCATCTTTATTTATCTGATGACCGTCAATATTCCTCTGGCATTGATTTCCCTGGTTCCGCTGATCCTTGCTGTTGTTGTAATGGGGATGATGTTCCGCAATACGGATGACCTGATGGAACGGGCCAATCACTCCATTACCACACTGAACTCGGTTATGATTGAGTACATCAGCGGCATGAAATTGATTAAAGCCTATAACATGGGGAGCAAATCGTTTCAAAAGTTTTCAGACGCTATCCAGGAAGAAAACGCCATGTGGAATGAAACTTCCCGGCGCATGGGGCCACCTTATGCGGCCTTTGTTGTTATCATCGAATGTGGGATGTTGATGATGGTTCCAATCGGCGGAATGTTTTTCCTGAAAGGCTCACTGGCTGCCAGCGCATTTTTGCTGTTCGTCTATGTAGGTTCCATGTATCTGACGGAAATACGCCCCCTGCAGGAACTGGGGACTAATTTTGCCAATGTGCTGAACGCTGTTACTAAGACCAAAGAGATACTGGATATTCCAATTTATGAGGGTGGAGCGGACTTTCCCCAAAATCACGATATTGAACTTCGGAATGTTCGGTTTTCCTATGATGGCAAGACCGATGTACTGCAAGGCGTTAATCTCAAAATTAAAGATGGTGAACGCATGGCCCTTGTGGGACAGTCTGGTGCCGGTAAAAGTACCGTGATTGAGCTGATCTCCCGGTTCTATGATGTGCAGGAGGGCGAAGTGCTGATTGGCGGGAAAAATGTAAAGGAACTCAATTATGATACTATCCTAAAAAATGTCGCCATTGTGTTCCAAAAGACCTTCCTGACCCGTGACAGCGTTTTAGAAAATATCCGCATGGGCAGTAACGCCACTCTGGAAAAAGTACGGACCGCCGCAAAAGAGGCGCAGATTGATGATTTCATCATGTCTTTGCCGGATGGATATGACACGAAGGTGGGCAGCTTCGGCTCTCGCTTCTCCGGCGGTGAAAAACAGCGGATTGCCATTGCCCGCGCTATCCTGAAGAATGCCCCCATTTTGATCTTAGACGAGGCCACAAGCGCCTCTGACCCGGAAAATCAGATGGAGATTGACAAAGCCATTCAAAATCTCTGTAAGGGAAAGACTGTCATTGTGGTAGCCCATCGTTTGAGCGCGTTGAAGATGTGCGAGCGTGTAGCAGTGGTTGAAAATCACACAATTACCTGTGTCGGAACCCATGAGGAAGTCCGAAAGAACAATGCTTACTATCGGAAGGCGTGGGAGGACTACGAAACAGCCCGGAATATTACTTATCAGTTGGAGGGAGGCGAGCAGCATGAGTGA
- the mobQ gene encoding MobQ family relaxase: protein MPCPHNEITIVQRSQRQSAVAAAAYQSGEKLFCEYDQQVKHYPEKRGIVHNEILLPANAPQEYADRNTLWNAAEAVEKQWNSQLARRWVLTIPREIPPDQYAVLVREFCEQQFVSKGMIADFAIHAPHPPGHNPHAHVLLTMRAMDEHGKWLPKSRKVYDLDENGERIKLPSGRWKSHKEDTVDWNDQKYCEIWRHEWEVIQNRYLDANDRPERVDLRSYARQGLDIVPTVHEGTAVRQMEKRGIQTNIGNLNREIRAANRLMKSIRQLIQNLKGWITELGEKRKELLAQKAAEEATLLPNLLMKYMEIRKEERKDWTRAGQNRGTSQDLKAVSEALSYLRQKGLSTVEDLEAFLESSGKSAADYRNQMKPKEARSKVIDGILASRTDCKECKAVYEKYQKIFFKKIKGKFKQEHPEVARYEKAADYLAKHPDDKDKTKNELQQEQETLLSEIAELKVPLTEVQEDLKKLRDIRYWVRKATPGTEESKEPPKKQPIKEVLQDKTDEKKAQRTAPAQEKHRQQDMEL, encoded by the coding sequence ATGCCTTGTCCACACAACGAAATCACGATTGTTCAGCGCAGCCAGCGGCAGTCTGCGGTTGCCGCCGCTGCTTACCAAAGCGGCGAAAAGCTGTTCTGTGAATACGACCAGCAAGTAAAGCACTACCCGGAAAAGCGTGGTATCGTCCACAATGAAATCCTGCTCCCGGCAAATGCTCCACAGGAATATGCAGACCGCAATACTTTATGGAATGCCGCCGAAGCGGTGGAAAAGCAATGGAACTCCCAGCTTGCAAGGCGGTGGGTGCTTACCATTCCCAGAGAGATACCGCCCGACCAGTACGCTGTCCTTGTACGGGAGTTTTGTGAACAGCAGTTTGTTTCCAAAGGCATGATTGCTGATTTTGCCATCCATGCCCCCCATCCGCCGGGACACAATCCCCACGCCCATGTCCTGCTGACCATGCGGGCAATGGATGAACATGGAAAATGGCTTCCCAAGAGCCGCAAGGTTTATGACCTTGACGAGAATGGGGAACGGATAAAGCTGCCGTCCGGCAGGTGGAAAAGCCACAAGGAGGATACGGTGGACTGGAACGACCAGAAGTATTGTGAAATCTGGCGGCATGAATGGGAGGTTATCCAGAACCGCTATCTGGACGCCAATGACCGCCCGGAGCGTGTGGACTTGCGTTCCTATGCCAGACAGGGGCTTGATATAGTCCCCACTGTCCATGAGGGGACTGCTGTCCGGCAGATGGAAAAGCGAGGTATCCAGACGAATATCGGCAACCTGAACCGGGAAATCAGAGCCGCCAACCGCCTGATGAAGTCCATCCGGCAGCTTATCCAAAACCTCAAAGGCTGGATTACCGAGCTGGGAGAAAAACGGAAGGAGCTGCTTGCACAAAAGGCGGCGGAGGAAGCGACACTTCTTCCCAATCTGCTGATGAAGTATATGGAGATACGAAAGGAAGAACGGAAGGACTGGACAAGGGCTGGACAGAACCGGGGAACTTCACAGGACTTAAAGGCAGTCAGCGAAGCCCTGTCCTATCTCCGGCAAAAGGGGCTTTCCACTGTGGAGGACTTAGAAGCGTTTCTGGAATCTTCCGGGAAATCAGCCGCAGATTACCGCAATCAGATGAAGCCAAAGGAAGCCCGGAGCAAAGTGATTGACGGGATTCTTGCCAGCCGGACAGACTGCAAGGAATGTAAGGCTGTCTATGAGAAGTACCAGAAGATATTTTTTAAGAAAATAAAGGGGAAATTCAAACAGGAACACCCGGAGGTTGCCCGGTATGAGAAAGCCGCTGACTACCTTGCCAAGCACCCGGACGATAAGGATAAAACGAAAAATGAGTTGCAACAGGAGCAGGAAACGCTTCTCAGCGAAATCGCAGAGCTGAAAGTACCACTGACCGAGGTACAGGAGGATTTGAAGAAGCTGCGGGACATCCGCTACTGGGTACGGAAAGCCACACCCGGCACAGAGGAAAGCAAAGAGCCGCCCAAGAAGCAGCCCATCAAAGAAGTCTTGCAGGATAAGACTGACGAGAAAAAAGCACAAAGAACCGCCCCGGCACAGGAGAAACACAGACAACAGGATATGGAACTTTAA
- a CDS encoding energy-coupling factor transporter transmembrane component T: MSGKRHKKELWLDPRAKLFLILMCVLSSMFAPSLAYQFILVMLIAILGAFFGKWKYVIKAVCFYAVICALTVWIMAEMTGTLRTMFIAFLGLFHKVYACGTLAGIVLTTTKVNEFLSAMNRVRAPKKLVIPMAVMLRYIPTIQEDWRYITDAMRMRDVSPSLAGFLTHPGMTVECIYVPLLMAASKAADDLSVASVTRGIENPNPRTCLVQIKCGISDWGVMAFAVAYLIFELCVRGGVIG; this comes from the coding sequence ATGAGCGGTAAACGCCATAAGAAAGAGCTTTGGCTCGACCCACGGGCCAAGCTCTTTCTTATTCTTATGTGTGTTTTATCGTCCATGTTTGCGCCCTCACTTGCATATCAATTTATCCTTGTTATGCTGATTGCGATATTGGGGGCTTTCTTTGGAAAGTGGAAATATGTCATTAAGGCTGTATGCTTTTATGCGGTCATCTGTGCCCTGACAGTTTGGATCATGGCAGAAATGACAGGCACGCTGCGGACAATGTTTATTGCCTTTTTAGGCTTGTTTCATAAGGTCTATGCGTGCGGAACCTTGGCTGGGATTGTTCTGACTACTACAAAAGTCAATGAGTTCCTGTCTGCTATGAACCGTGTCCGCGCACCCAAAAAGTTAGTAATTCCTATGGCAGTTATGCTGCGGTACATTCCAACTATTCAAGAGGACTGGCGCTATATCACAGACGCTATGCGAATGAGAGATGTTTCACCATCTCTGGCGGGCTTTTTAACACATCCGGGCATGACGGTTGAGTGTATTTATGTGCCTTTATTGATGGCAGCTTCAAAAGCGGCGGATGATCTTTCTGTTGCTTCTGTCACTCGTGGAATTGAAAATCCCAATCCACGCACCTGTCTTGTCCAGATAAAATGCGGAATTTCCGATTGGGGCGTCATGGCCTTTGCCGTAGCTTATCTGATTTTTGAATTATGTGTGCGAGGAGGTGTGATCGGTTGA
- a CDS encoding MptD family putative ECF transporter S component, whose protein sequence is MSNQVNSMNKGLTVKDLVTTGIFTALLFVFVLVGGVFFATNPVLTFFMPAGGGLLAGPIYLLLIAKVHKRWSLSIMGVIMGIIWFVTGMHWAFALGYMIMAIVADFVAGAGQYKSKKLNSLSYILFSLGGTGSYIVFFVDPNGWAQTMLGNGTEQSYIDTMQATANTGILIAMFAAVIITSAISAFVGCKMLKKQFEKAGITA, encoded by the coding sequence ATGAGTAATCAAGTAAATTCTATGAACAAAGGTCTGACAGTGAAAGACCTTGTAACAACAGGTATTTTTACTGCACTGTTATTTGTTTTTGTATTGGTGGGCGGTGTCTTTTTTGCAACGAATCCTGTACTTACTTTTTTCATGCCAGCAGGAGGTGGGCTGCTTGCTGGCCCCATTTATCTTTTGCTGATTGCAAAAGTACATAAGCGTTGGAGTCTTTCTATAATGGGCGTTATCATGGGTATTATTTGGTTCGTGACTGGTATGCACTGGGCTTTTGCATTGGGCTACATGATCATGGCGATTGTCGCGGACTTTGTTGCTGGTGCAGGGCAGTACAAAAGCAAAAAACTCAACAGCCTGTCTTATATCCTGTTCTCTCTCGGTGGCACTGGTTCATATATCGTGTTCTTTGTTGACCCCAACGGCTGGGCGCAGACCATGCTGGGGAACGGAACTGAACAGAGTTACATCGACACCATGCAGGCAACTGCAAATACCGGCATCCTGATTGCCATGTTTGCTGCTGTTATCATTACATCTGCAATCAGCGCTTTTGTAGGCTGCAAAATGCTGAAAAAGCAGTTTGAAAAAGCAGGTATTACAGCATGA
- a CDS encoding DUF6040 family protein, producing the protein MTEECQDKLRQAEQERDYALSHQKKVEIPVEKPVLYQKCQNCNQTAYLKAKEKYDTQREKLAGRYKTKTVMYEALMFLLIWYSASTTLFQMIQSKVFISDCRIFFDAIGTFTQTIAGWIALIGKNVAQISNGISNPVIAGIIYWLIRILICGGCLVGAGILVAFIGIKIAGLYKKYCWDMITIMVILISMATAIYFGNWIKTALPINLLFLLLFVQLVYVGIRWYVKGWREARGYY; encoded by the coding sequence ATGACAGAGGAATGTCAAGATAAGCTAAGGCAGGCAGAACAGGAACGGGACTATGCACTCTCTCATCAGAAAAAAGTAGAGATACCGGTTGAAAAGCCGGTACTCTATCAAAAGTGTCAGAATTGTAATCAGACAGCTTATCTGAAAGCCAAAGAAAAGTATGATACGCAGAGGGAAAAACTGGCAGGCAGATATAAAACAAAAACAGTCATGTATGAAGCATTGATGTTTCTGCTGATATGGTATTCCGCATCAACTACTCTTTTTCAGATGATACAGTCAAAGGTATTTATTTCTGATTGCAGAATATTCTTTGATGCAATCGGAACTTTCACACAGACTATTGCTGGCTGGATTGCACTGATAGGAAAGAATGTGGCACAGATTAGTAATGGAATATCCAATCCAGTCATTGCCGGAATTATATACTGGCTGATAAGAATATTGATTTGCGGTGGATGTCTGGTGGGTGCGGGAATACTTGTAGCGTTTATAGGGATAAAGATTGCAGGGCTATATAAGAAATACTGTTGGGACATGATTACCATAATGGTAATACTTATAAGCATGGCAACAGCTATCTACTTTGGGAATTGGATAAAGACAGCATTGCCAATCAATCTGCTATTTCTCTTATTATTCGTGCAACTGGTATATGTTGGAATCAGGTGGTATGTAAAGGGATGGCGGGAAGCAAGAGGATATTATTAA
- a CDS encoding ABC transporter ATP-binding protein, whose product MSEHDVLKKNRNFYIGVGGTVLEGLLSGSLFMLLYSVMQFLWSGQFDMNRVLVLTCMIAVVFLLRILIYSYGYTKAQIGGAEVSKNTRLFMGDHLKRIPLSRFTQGQTGDYINTITSDVNNYEKILTHKIGDMAKSFALSLMLIIFVMTIYVPAGIILLIADLLLIPGLWLSFRMVRKYGKEKNDICAENVSSIVEYVSGIQTFRAYGVGGLKNKTVINAMREFCRISFVYESKVLPIGAVFGILSWLSCPLVILLAYAPWVAGTLNTVDYLLICMLPLFCAKLANSIFVDLTSYKNLMISKNKILSVMNEPEETGSMEPLHTATHEITFDNVDFAYVPGEPVLKHATFTVPDQKLTAIIGDSGSGKSTILNLIAKYYEATGGTISIGGKPINHVAAERVLEQVSMVDQDIFLFDDTIRDNIRHARPNATDTEIEAACREANCDSFIRKMEKGYDTPTGENGNLLSGGERQRISIARAILKNSPILLLDEATASLDIENELAVKQAIANLLKEKKTVVMIAHTLSIVKNADQILVMGDGRIAESGTHEELLAKGGKYAAMWNAEQKISA is encoded by the coding sequence ATGAGTGAGCATGATGTATTGAAAAAGAACCGTAATTTTTATATTGGCGTTGGCGGGACTGTTCTGGAAGGGCTTCTCTCCGGCAGCCTGTTTATGCTGCTTTACTCTGTCATGCAGTTTTTGTGGTCGGGACAATTTGACATGAACCGTGTCCTGGTTCTGACCTGTATGATCGCGGTGGTTTTTCTTCTTCGTATCCTAATTTACAGCTATGGCTATACCAAAGCGCAGATCGGCGGTGCAGAGGTCAGCAAGAATACCCGCCTCTTTATGGGCGACCATTTGAAGCGTATCCCGCTTTCCCGGTTTACCCAGGGACAGACCGGCGATTATATCAATACCATCACAAGCGATGTAAACAACTATGAAAAAATCCTGACCCATAAGATCGGTGATATGGCAAAGAGTTTTGCACTTTCGCTCATGCTGATTATTTTTGTGATGACCATTTATGTGCCTGCCGGAATTATCCTGCTGATTGCCGACTTGCTTTTGATCCCTGGACTGTGGCTTTCCTTCCGTATGGTTCGGAAGTATGGTAAAGAAAAGAATGATATTTGTGCAGAGAATGTCAGCAGCATTGTGGAGTATGTGTCTGGTATTCAAACTTTCCGGGCCTATGGCGTAGGTGGTTTGAAGAATAAAACCGTTATCAACGCTATGCGGGAGTTCTGTCGGATCAGCTTTGTGTACGAATCAAAAGTGCTTCCTATTGGTGCGGTCTTTGGTATTTTGAGTTGGCTGTCCTGCCCGCTGGTTATCTTGCTGGCCTATGCACCTTGGGTCGCAGGGACACTGAACACGGTGGACTACCTTTTGATTTGTATGCTGCCCCTGTTCTGTGCAAAGCTGGCTAATTCGATTTTTGTAGACCTCACCAGTTATAAGAACCTGATGATCTCGAAAAACAAAATCTTGAGTGTAATGAATGAGCCGGAGGAAACTGGCAGCATGGAGCCGCTTCACACAGCTACCCATGAAATCACATTTGACAATGTAGATTTTGCATATGTTCCCGGTGAACCGGTACTAAAACACGCCACCTTTACGGTGCCAGATCAAAAGCTCACGGCCATTATCGGAGACTCTGGCTCCGGCAAATCTACTATTTTGAACCTGATTGCAAAATATTATGAAGCAACGGGCGGGACGATTTCTATTGGCGGTAAACCCATTAACCATGTTGCCGCAGAGCGTGTACTGGAGCAAGTTTCTATGGTAGACCAGGACATATTTCTTTTTGACGATACCATCCGGGATAATATCCGACACGCTCGCCCTAATGCTACGGACACGGAAATCGAGGCTGCCTGCCGGGAGGCTAACTGTGACAGCTTCATCCGTAAGATGGAAAAGGGATACGATACGCCGACTGGCGAGAATGGAAATCTTCTCTCTGGCGGTGAGCGTCAGCGAATTTCAATCGCCCGCGCTATCCTGAAAAACAGCCCAATCCTGCTTTTGGATGAGGCAACAGCGTCCCTTGACATCGAGAACGAACTGGCAGTAAAGCAGGCCATCGCCAATCTGCTGAAAGAGAAAAAGACTGTGGTAATGATTGCTCATACCCTTTCCATCGTCAAAAATGCAGATCAAATCCTTGTAATGGGTGATGGCAGGATTGCTGAATCTGGAACCCATGAGGAATTGCTTGCGAAAGGCGGAAAATATGCTGCTATGTGGAACGCAGAGCAAAAAATATCGGCTTGA